Below is a genomic region from Bordetella pertussis 18323.
AACTACCGCAGCTACGGCGAGGCCCATGTCGAGCGGCTGCGCCTGATCCGCAATTGCCGCGCGCTGGACATGACGCAGGACGAGATTCGCACCGTCCTGGCCCTGGCGGACAACCACGAGGCCGGCTGCGCTCCGATCAACCAGGTGTTCGACGAGCACATCGCCCACGTGGACGCCCGCATCGCCGAGCTGACCCAGCTGAAGGCCCAGCTGGGCGAGCTGCGCCAGCGCTGCGCCTCGGCCCGCCCGGACGCCGAGGACTGCGGCATCCTGCACGGCCTGAGCGAGATGCAGGTCGAAGAGCGTCCCGAGCGCCACACCCACCTCGGCTAGCTGTGAAGATTCAATAGGTTGTATGCATGGTTCATCCGAACCGGATTTGAGAAACTGGAAATCGCCACCCCCCCAGTTCACTCAAGGAGCCCGGCCGGATGAACACCCATAAGCATGCCCGATTGACCTTCCTACGTCGACTCGAAATGGTCCAGCAATTGATCGCCCATCAAGTTTGTGTGCCTGAAGCGGCCCGCGCCTATGGGGTCACCGCGCCGACTGTGCGCAAATGGCTGGGCCGCTTCCTGGCTCAGGGCCAGGC
It encodes:
- the cadR gene encoding Cd(II)/Pb(II)-responsive transcriptional regulator encodes the protein MKIGELARTAGTTVETVRYYEKEGLLPAPERGLNNYRSYGEAHVERLRLIRNCRALDMTQDEIRTVLALADNHEAGCAPINQVFDEHIAHVDARIAELTQLKAQLGELRQRCASARPDAEDCGILHGLSEMQVEERPERHTHLG